The sequence TTACAAAATATGAGTGTCTCGTTCCTTTTATCGTTCCATTAGGGAAACGATATGTCGTTTATACAGAAGAAGGATGGCAAACACCTTTACTGGTAGGGGCGGTGATGCGAACAAAAGCGTTTGACGATTTATACGCATATGACGGAAATGATCTTGGTGCAACGTACAAGCCAGAGAAAACGACGTTTAAAGTGTGGGCGCCGACGGCAACAAACGTGTTATTAAAGCTTATTCATCCGAAGACGAAAGAAGAAACGACTTATGCCATGGTGCGCGAACAAAAAGGAATATGGACATATACCGTTTATGAAAATATAGAATATTTTTTGTATACGTATAAGACATATATCAATTTTGTTTGGCGGGAAGCGGTGGATCCTTATGCAAAAACCGTTTCAGTTAACGGCACATACGGTGTTGTTGTTGACCTTTCGAAGACAAACATACAAAAACCAACGATGCCTCCGTTTATTTCTATGACGGATGCGATCATTTATGAAATGCATGTTCGTGATTTTACGATCCATCCTAAAAGTGGCGTGGAACATAAAGGGAAATATCTCGGTTTAACGGAGCGGGACACATTAGGACCAAACGGAACGGTGACAGGTCTTTCGTACGTGAAACAGCACGGTGTGACACATGTTCAACTTATGCCTGTGCAAGATTTCGAAGGGGTGGATGAGCTCGAGCCATTTGAATACAACTGGGGATATAACACGGTGCACTACAATGCTCCAGAAGGAAGTTATGCAACGGATCCAACCGATCCATATGCGCGTATCATCGAACTAAAACAGGCGATTCGTGCGTTTCAACAAGAAGGCATTCGCGTCATTTTAGATGTCGTCTATAATCACGTATATATTCGAGAAACATCATCGTTTGAACAGCTTGTACCGGGTTATTATTTCCGATACGAATCAAACGGTTATCCATCGAATGGAACAGGAGTTGGGAATGATTTAGCATCTGAGCGGAAAATGGTACGAAAATTTATCGTTGATTCGGTGACATATTGGCTAAGTGAATACGGCGTCGATGGATTTCGTTTCGATTTAATGGGCATTTTAGATATCGACACGATGAATGACGTCCGCCGAGCTATCGATGCAATCGATCCGACAGTTCTTGTTCTTGGAGAGGGATGGGAGTTAGCTACCCCATTGCCTCAAGAAAAAAAGACAACGATTGCAAACGCAAGACACACACCGCGCATCGCTTATTTTAATGATCATTTTCGCGACTATGTTAAAGGTAGCACATTCCAAGTGCACGATCGAGGATTTGCGTTAGGTGATTGTTCATATAAGGAAGCGGTAATGGAAGTTATTCGAGGAAGCATTCATCTATTTTTTTCGCCAAGGCAAAGTGTCAATTATGTTGAATGTCACGATAACCATACATTATGGGATAAAATGATGATTGCCAATTCGCATGAGAGCGAATATATTCGTCGGAAGCGCCAAAAGCTAGCGACCGCGATCGTTTTATTATCCCAAGGTATTCCATTTTTGCATAGCGGTCAAGAGTTTTATCGAACGAAACAAGGAATTGAAAACAGCTATAACGCTCCTGATGAAGTGAATCGAATCGATTGGGAGCGGAAAAGTGAATGGGAAGAAGATATTCGAGAGATAACGGCTCTTATTGCGCTTCGTAAAAAACATGCTGCGTTTCGTTTTTTTACTGCCGATCAAGTTCGGCGTCATATCAAGTTTTATGATACCCATCCATCTGTGATCGCCTATCAGCTTGTTGATGTGGGTGTGTATGGTCCATGGGAACAAATTATTGTCGTGCATCATAATGAGGAGAAAAAAACGACATTACCTCTTTCTGAAGGAAAATGGAAAGTCGTTTTCAGCTCAAATCGGGAAGAAGTAGAGAAAAAGTGCGAATGCTTTATTGAAATTAATGGAATCGGGACGTGGGTATTAATTGAATGTTGACGGGGAAACGAT comes from Anoxybacillus flavithermus and encodes:
- the pulA gene encoding type I pullulanase — translated: MMTKQHSFEAYLDELTLITILVPNDVVHERAPIFFLCDEEQTAYRLTVRSSEKQHSFTKYECLVPFIVPLGKRYVVYTEEGWQTPLLVGAVMRTKAFDDLYAYDGNDLGATYKPEKTTFKVWAPTATNVLLKLIHPKTKEETTYAMVREQKGIWTYTVYENIEYFLYTYKTYINFVWREAVDPYAKTVSVNGTYGVVVDLSKTNIQKPTMPPFISMTDAIIYEMHVRDFTIHPKSGVEHKGKYLGLTERDTLGPNGTVTGLSYVKQHGVTHVQLMPVQDFEGVDELEPFEYNWGYNTVHYNAPEGSYATDPTDPYARIIELKQAIRAFQQEGIRVILDVVYNHVYIRETSSFEQLVPGYYFRYESNGYPSNGTGVGNDLASERKMVRKFIVDSVTYWLSEYGVDGFRFDLMGILDIDTMNDVRRAIDAIDPTVLVLGEGWELATPLPQEKKTTIANARHTPRIAYFNDHFRDYVKGSTFQVHDRGFALGDCSYKEAVMEVIRGSIHLFFSPRQSVNYVECHDNHTLWDKMMIANSHESEYIRRKRQKLATAIVLLSQGIPFLHSGQEFYRTKQGIENSYNAPDEVNRIDWERKSEWEEDIREITALIALRKKHAAFRFFTADQVRRHIKFYDTHPSVIAYQLVDVGVYGPWEQIIVVHHNEEKKTTLPLSEGKWKVVFSSNREEVEKKCECFIEINGIGTWVLIEC